The Anas platyrhynchos isolate ZD024472 breed Pekin duck chromosome Z, IASCAAS_PekinDuck_T2T, whole genome shotgun sequence genome includes a window with the following:
- the SAXO1 gene encoding stabilizer of axonemal microtubules 1, whose protein sequence is MPPMSPVPLHEVASLKKCVCQLCSCGCHHCPHLPTRPYDKSEKPCVLSEYMEKYPLYPCTLPRDSFKPKDEYKMAQIPMEGISTTKRDYIAHEVLPLKLKEPEKHVKSDESMDLTSTYRQDYNPHPIRQVLPCLPRETRDISGAKMDTKSTYEDDYVLWNEPKTEMIRPDGGYHPSEAKFDHRTVVQDDYLYRGPVATQSFKPLNLNQRSKDPFENMTNYRVNYVPHLLEKRYIHQHEKYKPSEIPFDGLTTHKVSYKGLPAKPAKLAKPYQPKPLHDCPFSSITEFQEKYQAWPFHPIFTKKTVEYVPPVEKMDLHTTTQLHYKHLNGKPAKMCRSLAQLKKNTGPFDSSSIMKEDYKPWVCKRVKPITHAPELTFPDEPMDCLSTFRTHYPPHLLTITKSYKPAWSGPRPHTLLDAKTIYTTSYTPKGIVKCLASYKDPPGYTFEGTNADGHKLYIPASEGECLKG, encoded by the exons atgCCACCATTGTCCACATCTGCCCACCAGGCCCTATGACAAGAGCGAGAAGCCATGTGTGCTATCGGAGTACATGGAGAAATATCCTCTTTATCCCTGCACACTTCCCAGAGACTCATTCAAACCAAAGGATGAGTACAAGATGGCACAGATACCCATGGAAGGCATCTCAACTACAAA GAGAGATTACATAGCTCATGAAGTGTTGCCACTGAAACTTAAAGAACCCGAAAAGCATGTCAAGAGTGATGAGAGCATGGATTTGACCTCCACTTATAGACAAGATTATAACCCCCACCCTATCCGTCAAGTACTTCCTTGCCTCCCCCGTGAGACAAGAGACATCTCTGGTGCCAAGATGGACACAAAATCCACTTATGAAG ATGACTATGTGCTGTGGAATGAACCAAAGACAGAGATGATCAGACCAGACGGTGGGTATCACCCATCAGAAGCAAAATTTGACCACAGAACTGTTGTCCAAGATGACTATCTCTACAGGGGACCGGTTGCCACTCAAAGCTTCAAACCTCTGAATCTGAATCAGAGAAGCAAGGATCCCTTTGAGAATATGACAAATTACCGAGTGAATTACGTCCCACACCTTCTGGAGAAACGTTACATTCATCAGCATGAGAAATACAAGCCCAGTGAGATCCCATTTGATGGCCTCACTACTCACAAAGTTTCTTACAAGGGGCTGCCTGCTAAGCCAGCCAAGCTGGCTAAACCATACCAGCCAAAGCCTCTCCATGATTGTCCATTTTCCTCTATAACTGAGTTTCAGGAAAAATACCAAGCTTGGCCATTTCATCCTATATTCACCAAAAAAACTGTTGAATATGTACCTCCGGTAGAGAAAATGGACCTTCATACCACTACACAGTTACACTACAAACACCTAAACGGTAAGCCAGCCAAGATGTGCCGATCTCTGGCCCAGCTTAAGAAAAACACCGGGCCATTTGATAGCTCTTCTATAATGAAGGAAGACTATAAGCCCTGGGTGTGCAAGAGAGTAAAGCCTATCACTCATGCTCCAGAGCTGACTTTTCCAGATGAACCAATGGATTGCTTGAGCACCTTTCGGACCCATTATCCGCCTCATCTTCTCACAATTACAAAGAGCTACAAACCTGCATGGTCAGGCCCTAGGCCTCACACTCTGCTGGATGCAAAAACCATCTACACTACCAGCTACACACCAAAGGGCATTGTTAAATGCTTGGCTTCTTACAAAGACCCACCTGGATACACCTTTGAGGGAACCAACGCTGATGGTCACAAACTCTATATCCCCGCTTCTGAAGGTGAATGCTTGAAAGGTTGA